The following proteins are encoded in a genomic region of Bacteroidales bacterium:
- a CDS encoding response regulator transcription factor: MDKISVFIVDDHELFREGLKLLLTGMPFIGEVREASNGMEFLAMLGGPEEQLPDVVFMDIEMPGMNGIDTTIAALEQVPSLRIVALSMYGEEEFYTRMIEVGVKGFILKNSGIQEVESAIHSVAEGRSYFSQEIVSGLVENLTRRKKPSKPGDLSEREAEVLSFICKGFSNKQIADTLFVSKRTVDKHRENLLLKTGAKNTAGLVLYAIQSGLIEL; this comes from the coding sequence ATGGATAAGATCTCGGTTTTTATCGTGGACGATCACGAGCTGTTCAGGGAGGGACTGAAGCTCCTGCTCACCGGTATGCCCTTTATCGGGGAGGTGAGGGAGGCCTCCAACGGCATGGAGTTCCTGGCGATGCTGGGCGGACCGGAGGAGCAGCTGCCCGACGTGGTCTTTATGGACATAGAGATGCCGGGCATGAACGGGATAGATACCACCATAGCGGCCCTGGAGCAGGTCCCTTCGCTTCGCATCGTCGCCCTCTCCATGTACGGGGAGGAGGAGTTTTACACCCGGATGATCGAGGTGGGGGTGAAGGGATTCATCCTGAAAAATTCGGGGATCCAAGAGGTCGAGTCGGCCATCCATAGCGTGGCGGAGGGACGGAGCTATTTTTCCCAGGAGATCGTTTCGGGCCTGGTAGAGAACCTCACCAGGCGAAAGAAGCCGTCGAAGCCGGGCGACCTTTCAGAACGCGAGGCCGAGGTCCTGTCCTTCATCTGCAAAGGCTTTTCCAACAAGCAGATCGCCGACACACTCTTTGTCAGCAAGCGGACCGTGGACAAGCACCGGGAGAACCTGCTGCTGAAGACGGGAGCTAAAAATACAGCCGGGCTTGTTTTGTATGCCATCCAGTCGGGCCTCATCGAGCTCTGA